The proteins below are encoded in one region of Plutella xylostella chromosome Z, ilPluXylo3.1, whole genome shotgun sequence:
- the LOC105384123 gene encoding galactose mutarotase isoform X1: MALNPGKKGNPQKTVPASNAEINRTSSKAPRTSKRMSSINQVNNARASSTNNARLSTRVNLDTGASGDVDHEEKVEEEEEKVPDVELIVDGFGFMPGHGKRRHSRMGEEASIESPCASSTNVDIVRRYTWRTRNRMLVQLISYGATFTTIRVPDKKGIPEDVIAGFDTLEEYFQRQNPYFGATIGRYANYICEGTMVVRPSGRLYMLSQNKHHHHYNGGYIGFDKVNWRSYVSGNKVIMSHVSERFSEGYPGTVLVQSCFEVTCDNTIKIEMKCTTSEPTIINLSICPYFNLAGHQAGNEEMLDHIITINGDKFTPTADDGLPTGEKKVVGGTAYDFRVPRMLKVMMPKIPMGGYDLNYCITKGVEQELTFHARAVHARTGRVVEVYSNQPGMQFYTGNNLPDPDKIVELLPGEEDEMGEAWEVKEEEMVEAAEASEAAEPVMTRAPSQAAEAAKATAAESKSSTSEEESELLSERSVAGESSEGSRGVGYVPLYGKGNALYIRHGFFCFMPQNYPDAVNHKNFPNSVLNPGEVYVHKIEYKFGLLLGKFV; the protein is encoded by the exons ATGGCATTAAATCCAGGTAAGAAGGGTAATCCCCAAAAAACAGTTCCAGCAAGTAATGCTGAGATCAACAGAACAAGTAGCAAAGCGCCAAGGACCAGCAAGAGAATGAGTAGCATCAACCAAGTGAACAATGCTAGAGCCAGCTCTACAAACAATGCTCGGCTCAGCACTCGGGTCAACCTCGACACAGGGGCAAGTGGAGATGTAGACCACGAGGAAAAAGtagaggaagaagaagaaaaagtcCCTGATGTGGAACTGATAGTGGACGGATTTGGCTTCATGCCCGGCCACGGCAAGCGTCGTCACTCGAGAATGGGAGAAGAGGCGTCGATAGAGAGTCCTTGTGCCTCGAGCACTAATGTTGACATCGTCAGGAGGTATACTTGGAGGACTAGAAACAGAAtgctagtacag cTCATATCATACGGTGCAACCTTTACCACAATCCGCGTTCCAGACAAGAAAGGAATACCTGAAGATGTAATTGCTGGGTTTGATACTTTAGAAg AGTACTTTCAAAGACAAAATCCTTATTTCGGGGCGACCATCGGCCGTTATGCGAACTATATTTGTGAGGGGACAATGGTAGTCAGACCTTCAGGTCGCCTCTACATGCTCAGCCAGAACAAACACCATCACCATTATAACGGAGGATACATTGGCTTTGATAAA GTGAACTGGAGGTCATACGTTTCTGGCAACAAGGTCATCATGAGCCACGTTTCTGAACGCTTCAGCGAGGGTTACCCAGGCACCGTGCTGGTCCAGTCCTGCTTCGAGGTCACCTGCGACAACACCATCAAGATCGAAATGAAGTGCACCACTAGCGAACCCACCATCATCAACCTTAGTATTTGCCCCTACTTCAACTTGGCTGGACAT CAAGCGGGAAATGAAGAGATGCTGGACCACATAATTACTATAAACGGTGATAAGTTTACACCTACTGCTGATGATGGCCTTCCAACAG gaGAGAAAAAAGTTGTCGGAGGTACAGCTTATGACTTTAGAGTTCCAAGAATGCTGAAGGTAATGATGCCTAAAATCCCCATGGGGGGTTACGACCTGAACTATTGCATTACAAAGGGAGTTGAGCAGGAGCTGACATTCCATGCAAG AGCTGTTCATGCCAGAACTGGCCGAGTGGTGGAGGTGTACAGCAACCAGCCCGGCATGCAGTTCTACACGGGGAACAACCTGCCAGACCCTGACAAAATTGTCGAA CTATTGCCTGGTGAGGAAGACGAGATGGGTGAGGCGTGGGAGGTAAAAGAGGAAGAAATGGTCGAGGCAGCGGAAGCCAGCGAGGCAGCTGAGCCAGTCATGACGAGGGCACCAAGCCAGGCAGCTGAGGCCGCAAAGGCGACGGCAGCTGAGTCGAAGAGTAGCACGAGTGAAGAGGAAAGCGAGTTGCTGAGTGAACGCAGCGTGGCTGGTGAATCTTCTGAG GGCAGCCGAGGGGTCGGCTACGTCCCGCTGTATGGCAAGGGGAATGCATTGTACATAAGACACGGCTTCTTCTGCTTCATGCCTCAGAATTACCCAGACGCTGTCAACCAT AAAAACTTCCCAAACTCCGTGTTGAATCCTGGCGAAGTTTACGTCCACAAAATCGAATATAAGTTCGGATTACTACTAGGAAAATTTGTTTAA
- the LOC125491294 gene encoding uncharacterized protein LOC125491294 has translation MKAAIVCHDNPSWTEVLPLVLLGIRSAWKEDVQSSAAELVYGEPLRLPGQFFSTSDDAPCDVPDFACRLRRHMNKLAPQPTAWHSNKRPFYIPKDLSTASHVFLRQGPERRPLEAAYQGPYRVLKRSPKQYTLDVKGRELTVSIDRLKPAYIMKEDVKTSQTTLHQSKPPLQPTQPPLQPTKPPLQPTKSPLQPTKSPLQPTKPPLQPTKPAIQPTKPAIQPTKPALKPATATMPEKRTRSGRVVRFPSRLHTIDRSHGLGGGVYVVAQPAVL, from the coding sequence ATGAAAGCTGCAATCGTCTGCCACGACAACCCAAGCTGGACAGAAGTTCTTCCTCTCGTTCTCCTCGGCATCCGCAGCGCATGGAAGGAGGACGTCCAGTCTTCAGCAGCCGAGCTGGTCTACGGGGAACCACTCCGACTACCCGGCCAGTTCTTCTCCACATCAGACGACGCGCCCTGTGACGTCCCGGACTTCGCATGCAGACTCCGCAGACATATGAACAAGCTCGCACCTCAACCTACAGCCTGGCACTCCAACAAAAGACCCTTCTACATCCCGAAGGATCTCAGCACAGCATCCCATGTGTTCCTGCGTCAGGGTCCAGAGCGACGACCACTTGAAGCTGCATACCAGGGACCATACCGAGTACTGAAGAGGAGTCCCAAACAATACACGCTCGACGTGAAAGGAAGAGAGCTCACCGTCAGCATAGACCGTCTGAAGCCAGCATACATCATGAAAGAAGATGTCAAGACGTCTCAGACCACACTCCATCAGAGCAAACCTCCACTCCAACCAACGCAACCTCCACTCCAACCAACGAAGCCTCCACTCCAACCAACGAAGTCTCCACTCCAACCAACGAAGTCTCCACTCCAACCAACGAAGCCTCCACTCCAACCAACGAAGCCTGCAATCCAGCCAACCAAGCCTGCAATCCAGCCAACCAAGCCGGCACTTAAGCCAGCCACAGCAACGATGCCAGAGAAGAGGACCAGGAGTGGACGAGTAGTACGATTCCCGTCGCGGCTACACACCATCGACCGTAGTCACGGTCTCGGTGGGGGAGTATATGTAGTGGCACAACCCGCTGTACTGTGA
- the LOC105384123 gene encoding galactose mutarotase isoform X2, which yields MALNPGKKGNPQKTVPASNAEINRTSSKAPRTSKRMSSINQVNNARASSTNNARLSTRVNLDTGASGDVDHEEKVEEEEEKVPDVELIVDGFGFMPGHGKRRHSRMGEEASIESPCASSTNVDIVRRYTWRTRNRMLVQLISYGATFTTIRVPDKKGIPEDVIAGFDTLEEYFQRQNPYFGATIGRYANYICEGTMVVRPSGRLYMLSQNKHHHHYNGGYIGFDKVNWRSYVSGNKVIMSHVSERFSEGYPGTVLVQSCFEVTCDNTIKIEMKCTTSEPTIINLSICPYFNLAGHQAGNEEMLDHIITINGDKFTPTADDGLPTGEKKVVGGTAYDFRVPRMLKVMMPKIPMGGYDLNYCITKGVEQELTFHARAVHARTGRVVEVYSNQPGMQFYTGNNLPDPDKIVEGSRGVGYVPLYGKGNALYIRHGFFCFMPQNYPDAVNHKNFPNSVLNPGEVYVHKIEYKFGLLLGKFV from the exons ATGGCATTAAATCCAGGTAAGAAGGGTAATCCCCAAAAAACAGTTCCAGCAAGTAATGCTGAGATCAACAGAACAAGTAGCAAAGCGCCAAGGACCAGCAAGAGAATGAGTAGCATCAACCAAGTGAACAATGCTAGAGCCAGCTCTACAAACAATGCTCGGCTCAGCACTCGGGTCAACCTCGACACAGGGGCAAGTGGAGATGTAGACCACGAGGAAAAAGtagaggaagaagaagaaaaagtcCCTGATGTGGAACTGATAGTGGACGGATTTGGCTTCATGCCCGGCCACGGCAAGCGTCGTCACTCGAGAATGGGAGAAGAGGCGTCGATAGAGAGTCCTTGTGCCTCGAGCACTAATGTTGACATCGTCAGGAGGTATACTTGGAGGACTAGAAACAGAAtgctagtacag cTCATATCATACGGTGCAACCTTTACCACAATCCGCGTTCCAGACAAGAAAGGAATACCTGAAGATGTAATTGCTGGGTTTGATACTTTAGAAg AGTACTTTCAAAGACAAAATCCTTATTTCGGGGCGACCATCGGCCGTTATGCGAACTATATTTGTGAGGGGACAATGGTAGTCAGACCTTCAGGTCGCCTCTACATGCTCAGCCAGAACAAACACCATCACCATTATAACGGAGGATACATTGGCTTTGATAAA GTGAACTGGAGGTCATACGTTTCTGGCAACAAGGTCATCATGAGCCACGTTTCTGAACGCTTCAGCGAGGGTTACCCAGGCACCGTGCTGGTCCAGTCCTGCTTCGAGGTCACCTGCGACAACACCATCAAGATCGAAATGAAGTGCACCACTAGCGAACCCACCATCATCAACCTTAGTATTTGCCCCTACTTCAACTTGGCTGGACAT CAAGCGGGAAATGAAGAGATGCTGGACCACATAATTACTATAAACGGTGATAAGTTTACACCTACTGCTGATGATGGCCTTCCAACAG gaGAGAAAAAAGTTGTCGGAGGTACAGCTTATGACTTTAGAGTTCCAAGAATGCTGAAGGTAATGATGCCTAAAATCCCCATGGGGGGTTACGACCTGAACTATTGCATTACAAAGGGAGTTGAGCAGGAGCTGACATTCCATGCAAG AGCTGTTCATGCCAGAACTGGCCGAGTGGTGGAGGTGTACAGCAACCAGCCCGGCATGCAGTTCTACACGGGGAACAACCTGCCAGACCCTGACAAAATTGTCGAA GGCAGCCGAGGGGTCGGCTACGTCCCGCTGTATGGCAAGGGGAATGCATTGTACATAAGACACGGCTTCTTCTGCTTCATGCCTCAGAATTACCCAGACGCTGTCAACCAT AAAAACTTCCCAAACTCCGTGTTGAATCCTGGCGAAGTTTACGTCCACAAAATCGAATATAAGTTCGGATTACTACTAGGAAAATTTGTTTAA